From a region of the Apis cerana isolate GH-2021 linkage group LG13, AcerK_1.0, whole genome shotgun sequence genome:
- the LOC108004025 gene encoding GATOR complex protein Iml1 isoform X6: MKLYKLIVHQKTFSEEDLIINPKDHPNIKTGDVVEIYHPEVEFSRLLLQVTSFKEDLQGRETISVENNVATMFQLRTFTDVYMNVVNPDDVALDSVELTFKDQYLGRSEMWRLKNSLVNTCVYMNKKIEFCGGSIRCQVYEMWSQGDRVACGVINNDTKVVFRSSTSMVYLFIQMSSEMWDFDIHGDLYFEKAVNGFLADLFQKWKKNGSNHEVTIVLFSRTFYNASSPEEFPNHMRECLQHDYRGRFYEDFYRVVVQNERFEDWSNVLVQLRKLFTDYQKIVLEYHQKPGVSIPKAVNSTAAQGNFLEVLNMSLNVFEKHYLDRSFDRTGQLSVVITPGVGVFEVDRELTNVTKQRIIDNGVGSDLVCVGEQPLHAVPLLKFHNKDTSINAPDDYSMPHWINLSFYSTNKKIPYSTFIPRIKLPQRVSKQSMENGKLQCKNKLLQEDPRECLHNSLFDYDAYDAQVFQLPSVHTSSLQRVTTRTKKTSVTSMETHNNAHILKLLKRKMSDPDIHHPPPESHSPPAATRSAAILIPSRIDDITSSESNGEVNESRISVKSDLTDSEISPPFRPVVGSAGSPTNTISQPTNIRPSRALINPFDPSHVTIKLTSNRRRWTHIFPKGPTGVLIQQHHYQAVPTQMCSESQSDITSIISGSSMEHNDISNSNNIQDHTKNKPQRLNLSLSNADKTGNPISSTGNKSLTLLWGATGEQEWTPALTTAIIGVDWKSLTIPACLPITTDYFPDKRSLQNDYVVSDYNLLPDDVNTDFAQQRAIYKKPLTTAEVFKELVSQRLAQGFQLIILAQSNKNQSNTPGSTTVPAISSVMRGRQTESEPKEEYLLSIGRIFHKISLFDNCITVTRYRPRHPYPPFNIHYLYRFHAPHHDTYEVSWISFTTEKLENYNWNYLDHYICTRGHTDFALVEALKYWRFRVFLLPLHNSATRKFSEGSSRCDIYTPLTTSEQVSLLDGFLRFIELWPNKIRRPNPNKNWNPSTLGGVSQRDPASHLTRRRHSTSLIVLTNQTNLVGSSPFRERLGSNRLPEKPRPRSGSKVMDRGRISPASEAVLPLSLEQQQDHFDSNEDSSSMELTKLKNTASNNEILEAMKHSQNGVGFLTQHPSLPSQTFVSADAVQWLNNHIEGGVTIENAINIMNGMIQDKLICHASGDFSKPFILGFYLYHIVQDKENQRAGDYFSPLGDLQSFENEWVEVEIKAPKGWCEPPSSGSFPPMTISSCDTVDESNVVSFLKDDLDISDIADEAEWQVPLYKHTHLDIDINNKSDRIEWGHLRYQSIYKVDHSYELVVQWVASSGSIVADLIFVCQRKAQTCGIQMVPIPSDLLALPFTLRSDPLRGPIFIPLNTECLLINKRHLFEEFREETYAQRFFLFQETIIQRFGFVPCLIESTENDHQYVHMTGNAFILIPSTINTKARPRTATNIIRRNTGQKGYPIHSDQPSPHEAYITRHVSGKNKDDYNKDKRIGFLWSWNHMISRKWRSSSTLIGDELFQKKLIQDFRHFCSNGDNRLKQFWESCWEIKEKSCTKTN; the protein is encoded by the exons ATGAAGTTGTATAAGCTGATAGTACATCAAAAAACCTTTAGTGaggaagatttaataattaatccaaAAGATCATCCTAATATAAAAACTGGAGATGTTGTTGAAATTTATCACCCAGAAGTTGAATTTAGTCGTTTACTTCTTCAAGTCACATCATTTAAAGAAGATTTACAAGGACGTGAAACAATTAGTGTGGAAAATAATGTAGCCACAATGTTTCAATTAAGAACATTTACAGATGTATATATGAATGTTGTTAATCCAGATGATGTAGCTTTGGATTCTGTTGAGCTTACTTTTAAAGATCAATATTTGGGTCGGAGTGAAATGTGGAGACTGAAAAATAGCTTG gtAAATACTTGTGTATATATGAACAAAAAGATTGAATTCTGTGGAGGCAGTATAAGATGTCAAGTATATGAAATGTGGTCTCAAGGTGACAGAGTTGCTTGTggtgttataaataatgatactaag gTTGTGTTTCGTTCTTCAACAAGCAtggtatatctttttattcaaatgagTTCAGAAATGTGGGATTTTGATATTCATggtgatttatattttgaaaaagctGTTAATGGATTTTTAGctgatttatttcaaaaatggaaaaagaatggCAGTAATCATGAAGTAACAATAGTTCTATTTTCAAGAACATTTTATAATGCTAGCAGTCCAGAAGAATTTCCAAATCATATGCGTGAGTGTTTGCAACATGATTATAGGGGAAGATTTTATGAAGATTTCTATAGAGTGGTAGTTCaaaatgaaagatttgaaGATTGGAGTAATGTATTGGTACAATTACGTAAACTATTCACAGACtatcaaaaaattgtattagaaTATCACCAAAAACCAGGTGTTTCTATACCAAAAGCAGTTAATTCAACAGCTGCCCAAGGCAATTTTTTAGAAGTTTTAAATATGTCTTTAAATg tatttgaAAAACATTATCTGGATCGTAGTTTTGATAGAACTGGCCAATTATCTGTAGTGATTACACCTGGTGTAGGTGTTTTTGAAGTTGATAGAGAATTAACAAATGTTACAAAACaaagaattattgataatggAGTTGGTAGTGATTTGGTATGTGTTGGTGAGCAGCCATTACATGCAGTACCTCTGTTAAAG tTTCATAATAAAGACACATCTATTAATGCACCTGATGATTATAGTATGCCACATTGGATTAATCTTAGtttttattcaacaaataaaaaaattccctaTTCAACATTTATACCTCGTATAAAACTTCCTCAAAGAGTATCAAAACAATCAATGGAAAACGGAAAATtgcaatgtaaaaataaacttttacaaGAAGATCCAAGAGAATGTTTACATAatagtttatttgattatgatGCATATGATGCACAAGTTTTTCAGTTACCTTCAGTTCATACATCaag tTTGCAACGGGTTACAACAAGAACTAAAAAAACAAGTGTTACAAGTATGGAAACACATAATAATGcacatatattaaaacttttaaaaagaaaaatgtcagATCCTGATATACATCATCCACCACCTGAATCTCACTCACCTCCAGCTGCTACAAGAAGTGCAGCAATTTTAATACCTTCCAGAATAGATGATATAACTAGTAGTGAATCTAATGGAGAAGTTAatg aaTCAAGAATATCAGTAAAAAGTGATTTAACCGATTCAGAAATATCACCACCATTTAGGCCAGTTGTTGGTAGTGCTGGAAGTCCCACAAATACAATATCTCAACCTACAAATATTAGACCAAGTAGAGCACTTATAAATCCTTTTGACCCATCTCatgttacaattaaattaactagTAACAGACGGAGATGGACGCATATTTTTCCTAAag gACCAACAGGTGTGCTTATACAGCAACATCATTATCAAGCTGTACCAACACAAATGTGTTCAGAATCACAATCTGATATTACTTCTATTATAAGTGGTTCCTCTATGGAACATAATGACATctctaattcaaataatattcaagatc atacaaaaaataaaccaCAAAGATTAAATCTTTCATTATCAAATGCTGATAAAACTGGGAATCCAATATCTTCTACaggaaataaatctttaacattattatggGGTGCTACTGGTGAACAGGAATGGACACCAGCACTTACAACAG CAATCATAG GTGTTGATTGGAAATCATTGACAATTCCAGCATGTTTGCCTATTACTACAGATTATTTTCCTGACAAAAGAAGCTTACAAAATGATTATGTAGTATCAGATTATAATCTTCTACCTGATGATGTTAATACAGATTTTGCTCAACAACgagctatatataaaaagccTTTAACAACTGCCGAAGTATTTAAAGAACTTGTATCGCAAAGATTAGCACAG ggttttcaattaattatcttagcacaaagtaataaaaatcaaagcaATACACCTGGTAGTACTACTGTTCCTGCAATAAGTTCTGTAATGCGAGGACGGCAAACAGAATCAGAAcctaaagaagaatatttgctAAGTATTGgtagaatatttcataaaatatctttatttgataattgtatAACAGTAACAAGATATCGGCCaag ACATCCATATCCtccatttaatattcattatctttATCGATTTCATGCACCACATCATGATACTTATGAAGTATCATGGATATCTTTTACaacagaaaaattagaaaattataattggaattatttagaCCATTATATTTGTACTAGAGGTCATACCGATTTTGCTTTAGTAGAG gCACTTAAATATTGGAGATTTCGCGTATTTTTACTTCCTTTACATAATTCTGCAActcgaaaattttcagaagGATCATCAAGATGTGACATATATACACCTCTCACTACTTCTGAACAAGTTTCTCTTTTGGATGGATTTTTACGATTCATTGAGCTATGGCCTAATAAAATACGACGTCCGaatccaaataaaaattgg AACCCTTCAACTCTAGGTGGTGTTTCCCAGAGAGATCCCGCCTCTCACTTGACCAGGCGCAGGCACAGCACGAGCCTGATTGTCCTCACTAACCAG ACCAATCTAGTCGGCAGCTCTCCCTTCAGGGAGCGACTTGGAAGCAATCGTCTACCAGAGAAACCGAGACCAAG ATCAGGTTCCAAAGTGATGGATAGAGGACGAATCTCACCCGCTAGTGAAGCTGTGTTACCTCTTTCACTTGAGCAACAGCAAGATCATTTTGATTCTAATGAGGATAG TTCAAGCATGGAATtgacaaagttaaaaaatactgCATCGAATAATGAGATTCTAGAGGCAATGAAACATTCGCAAAATGGAGTGGGATTTCTTACACAACATCCATCTCTTCCAAGCCAAACATTTGTCAGTGCAGATGCAGTACAATGGctaaataatcatatagaAGGAGGAGTGACAATAGAGAAtgctattaatataatgaat gGTATGATACAGGATAAGTTAATATGTCATGCATCTGGAGATTTTTCAAAACCATTCATTCtaggattttatttataccatATAGTacaagataaagaaaatcaaagag ctgGAGACTATTTTTCACCTCTAGGAGACTTGCaaagttttgaaaatgaatgggTAGAAGTTGAAATAAAAGCACCCAAAGGTTGGTGTGAACCTCCCTCGTCAGGATCATTTCCTCCGATGACTATATCTAGTTGCGATACCGTGGATGAATCAAACGTAGTATCATTTCTTAAAGATGATTTAGACATATCAGACATTGCAGATGAAGCAGAATGGCaag ttccattatataaacatactcatttagatatagatataaacaataaaagtgATAGGATTGAATGGGGACATTTAAGATatcaatctatatataaagtgGATCATTCTTATGAACTAGTAGTACAATGGGTTGCATCATCTGGTAGTATAGTCGCTGATCTC ATATTTGTGTGCCAACGTAAGGCTCAAACATGTGGAATTCAAATGGTTCCTATTCCCAGTGATTTGCTAGCATTACCATTCACTTTGAGAAGTGATCCTTTAAGAGGACCTATTTTTATACCATTAAATACTGAATGTCTTCTGATAAACAAACGGCATCTTTTTGAAg AATTTCGAGAGGAAACTTATGCACAAAGATTCTTTCTGTTTCAAGAAACAATCATACAAAGATTTGGTTTCGTTCCATGTTTAATAGAAAGTACTGAAAATGATCATCAATATGTTCACATGACTGGCaatgcatttatattaattccttCAACAATAAACACAAAAGCTCGTCCTCGAACTGCTACCAATATTATAAGACGAAATACGGGACAGAAAGGATATCCAATTCATTCTGATCAACCTAGTCCTCATGAGGCATATATTACAAGACATGTTAGcgggaaaaataaagatgattataataaagataaaagg atTGGATTTCTTTGGTCATGGAATCATATGATTAGTCGAAAATGGAGATCGTCATCTACACTAATCGGcgatgaattatttcaaaaaaaacttattcaaGATTTTAGACATTTTTGTTCAAATGGGGACAAcagattaaaacaattttgggAATCTTGTtgggaaataaaagaaaaatcatgtaCGAAAACGAACTAA
- the LOC108004025 gene encoding GATOR complex protein Iml1 isoform X13: MKLYKLIVHQKTFSEEDLIINPKDHPNIKTGDVVEIYHPEVEFSRLLLQVTSFKEDLQGRETISVENNVATMFQLRTFTDVYMNVVNPDDVALDSVELTFKDQYLGRSEMWRLKNSLVNTCVYMNKKIEFCGGSIRCQVYEMWSQGDRVACGVINNDTKVVFRSSTSMVYLFIQMSSEMWDFDIHGDLYFEKAVNGFLADLFQKWKKNGSNHEVTIVLFSRTFYNASSPEEFPNHMRECLQHDYRGRFYEDFYRVVVQNERFEDWSNVLVQLRKLFTDYQKIVLEYHQKPGVSIPKAVNSTAAQGNFLEVLNMSLNVFEKHYLDRSFDRTGQLSVVITPGVGVFEVDRELTNVTKQRIIDNGVGSDLVCVGEQPLHAVPLLKFHNKDTSINAPDDYSMPHWINLSFYSTNKKIPYSTFIPRIKLPQRVSKQSMENGKLQCKNKLLQEDPRECLHNSLFDYDAYDAQVFQLPSVHTSSSLQRVTTRTKKTSVTSMETHNNAHILKLLKRKMSDPDIHHPPPESHSPPAATRSAAILIPSRIDDITSSESNGEVNESRISVKSDLTDSEISPPFRPVVGSAGSPTNTISQPTNIRPSRALINPFDPSHVTIKLTSNRRRWTHIFPKGPTGVLIQQHHYQAVPTQMCSESQSDITSIISGSSMEHNDISNSNNIQDHTKNKPQRLNLSLSNADKTGNPISSTGNKSLTLLWGATGEQEWTPALTTGVDWKSLTIPACLPITTDYFPDKRSLQNDYVVSDYNLLPDDVNTDFAQQRAIYKKPLTTAEVFKELVSQRLAQGFQLIILAQSNKNQSNTPGSTTVPAISSVMRGRQTESEPKEEYLLSIGRIFHKISLFDNCITVTRYRPRHPYPPFNIHYLYRFHAPHHDTYEVSWISFTTEKLENYNWNYLDHYICTRGHTDFALVEALKYWRFRVFLLPLHNSATRKFSEGSSRCDIYTPLTTSEQVSLLDGFLRFIELWPNKIRRPNPNKNWERHVVNTAAAARTCLDTPRHVPNRSGSKVMDRGRISPASEAVLPLSLEQQQDHFDSNEDSSSMELTKLKNTASNNEILEAMKHSQNGVGFLTQHPSLPSQTFVSADAVQWLNNHIEGGVTIENAINIMNGMIQDKLICHASGDFSKPFILGFYLYHIVQDKENQRAGDYFSPLGDLQSFENEWVEVEIKAPKGWCEPPSSGSFPPMTISSCDTVDESNVVSFLKDDLDISDIADEAEWQVPLYKHTHLDIDINNKSDRIEWGHLRYQSIYKVDHSYELVVQWVASSGSIVADLIFVCQRKAQTCGIQMVPIPSDLLALPFTLRSDPLRGPIFIPLNTECLLINKRHLFEEFREETYAQRFFLFQETIIQRFGFVPCLIESTENDHQYVHMTGNAFILIPSTINTKARPRTATNIIRRNTGQKGYPIHSDQPSPHEAYITRHVSGKNKDDYNKDKRIGFLWSWNHMISRKWRSSSTLIGDELFQKKLIQDFRHFCSNGDNRLKQFWESCWEIKEKSCTKTN, from the exons ATGAAGTTGTATAAGCTGATAGTACATCAAAAAACCTTTAGTGaggaagatttaataattaatccaaAAGATCATCCTAATATAAAAACTGGAGATGTTGTTGAAATTTATCACCCAGAAGTTGAATTTAGTCGTTTACTTCTTCAAGTCACATCATTTAAAGAAGATTTACAAGGACGTGAAACAATTAGTGTGGAAAATAATGTAGCCACAATGTTTCAATTAAGAACATTTACAGATGTATATATGAATGTTGTTAATCCAGATGATGTAGCTTTGGATTCTGTTGAGCTTACTTTTAAAGATCAATATTTGGGTCGGAGTGAAATGTGGAGACTGAAAAATAGCTTG gtAAATACTTGTGTATATATGAACAAAAAGATTGAATTCTGTGGAGGCAGTATAAGATGTCAAGTATATGAAATGTGGTCTCAAGGTGACAGAGTTGCTTGTggtgttataaataatgatactaag gTTGTGTTTCGTTCTTCAACAAGCAtggtatatctttttattcaaatgagTTCAGAAATGTGGGATTTTGATATTCATggtgatttatattttgaaaaagctGTTAATGGATTTTTAGctgatttatttcaaaaatggaaaaagaatggCAGTAATCATGAAGTAACAATAGTTCTATTTTCAAGAACATTTTATAATGCTAGCAGTCCAGAAGAATTTCCAAATCATATGCGTGAGTGTTTGCAACATGATTATAGGGGAAGATTTTATGAAGATTTCTATAGAGTGGTAGTTCaaaatgaaagatttgaaGATTGGAGTAATGTATTGGTACAATTACGTAAACTATTCACAGACtatcaaaaaattgtattagaaTATCACCAAAAACCAGGTGTTTCTATACCAAAAGCAGTTAATTCAACAGCTGCCCAAGGCAATTTTTTAGAAGTTTTAAATATGTCTTTAAATg tatttgaAAAACATTATCTGGATCGTAGTTTTGATAGAACTGGCCAATTATCTGTAGTGATTACACCTGGTGTAGGTGTTTTTGAAGTTGATAGAGAATTAACAAATGTTACAAAACaaagaattattgataatggAGTTGGTAGTGATTTGGTATGTGTTGGTGAGCAGCCATTACATGCAGTACCTCTGTTAAAG tTTCATAATAAAGACACATCTATTAATGCACCTGATGATTATAGTATGCCACATTGGATTAATCTTAGtttttattcaacaaataaaaaaattccctaTTCAACATTTATACCTCGTATAAAACTTCCTCAAAGAGTATCAAAACAATCAATGGAAAACGGAAAATtgcaatgtaaaaataaacttttacaaGAAGATCCAAGAGAATGTTTACATAatagtttatttgattatgatGCATATGATGCACAAGTTTTTCAGTTACCTTCAGTTCATACATCaag tagtTTGCAACGGGTTACAACAAGAACTAAAAAAACAAGTGTTACAAGTATGGAAACACATAATAATGcacatatattaaaacttttaaaaagaaaaatgtcagATCCTGATATACATCATCCACCACCTGAATCTCACTCACCTCCAGCTGCTACAAGAAGTGCAGCAATTTTAATACCTTCCAGAATAGATGATATAACTAGTAGTGAATCTAATGGAGAAGTTAatg aaTCAAGAATATCAGTAAAAAGTGATTTAACCGATTCAGAAATATCACCACCATTTAGGCCAGTTGTTGGTAGTGCTGGAAGTCCCACAAATACAATATCTCAACCTACAAATATTAGACCAAGTAGAGCACTTATAAATCCTTTTGACCCATCTCatgttacaattaaattaactagTAACAGACGGAGATGGACGCATATTTTTCCTAAag gACCAACAGGTGTGCTTATACAGCAACATCATTATCAAGCTGTACCAACACAAATGTGTTCAGAATCACAATCTGATATTACTTCTATTATAAGTGGTTCCTCTATGGAACATAATGACATctctaattcaaataatattcaagatc atacaaaaaataaaccaCAAAGATTAAATCTTTCATTATCAAATGCTGATAAAACTGGGAATCCAATATCTTCTACaggaaataaatctttaacattattatggGGTGCTACTGGTGAACAGGAATGGACACCAGCACTTACAACAG GTGTTGATTGGAAATCATTGACAATTCCAGCATGTTTGCCTATTACTACAGATTATTTTCCTGACAAAAGAAGCTTACAAAATGATTATGTAGTATCAGATTATAATCTTCTACCTGATGATGTTAATACAGATTTTGCTCAACAACgagctatatataaaaagccTTTAACAACTGCCGAAGTATTTAAAGAACTTGTATCGCAAAGATTAGCACAG ggttttcaattaattatcttagcacaaagtaataaaaatcaaagcaATACACCTGGTAGTACTACTGTTCCTGCAATAAGTTCTGTAATGCGAGGACGGCAAACAGAATCAGAAcctaaagaagaatatttgctAAGTATTGgtagaatatttcataaaatatctttatttgataattgtatAACAGTAACAAGATATCGGCCaag ACATCCATATCCtccatttaatattcattatctttATCGATTTCATGCACCACATCATGATACTTATGAAGTATCATGGATATCTTTTACaacagaaaaattagaaaattataattggaattatttagaCCATTATATTTGTACTAGAGGTCATACCGATTTTGCTTTAGTAGAG gCACTTAAATATTGGAGATTTCGCGTATTTTTACTTCCTTTACATAATTCTGCAActcgaaaattttcagaagGATCATCAAGATGTGACATATATACACCTCTCACTACTTCTGAACAAGTTTCTCTTTTGGATGGATTTTTACGATTCATTGAGCTATGGCCTAATAAAATACGACGTCCGaatccaaataaaaattgg GAGAGGCATGTAGTGAATACCGCTGCGGCTGCCCGCACGTGCCTCGACACTCCTCGCCACGTGCCAAACAG ATCAGGTTCCAAAGTGATGGATAGAGGACGAATCTCACCCGCTAGTGAAGCTGTGTTACCTCTTTCACTTGAGCAACAGCAAGATCATTTTGATTCTAATGAGGATAG TTCAAGCATGGAATtgacaaagttaaaaaatactgCATCGAATAATGAGATTCTAGAGGCAATGAAACATTCGCAAAATGGAGTGGGATTTCTTACACAACATCCATCTCTTCCAAGCCAAACATTTGTCAGTGCAGATGCAGTACAATGGctaaataatcatatagaAGGAGGAGTGACAATAGAGAAtgctattaatataatgaat gGTATGATACAGGATAAGTTAATATGTCATGCATCTGGAGATTTTTCAAAACCATTCATTCtaggattttatttataccatATAGTacaagataaagaaaatcaaagag ctgGAGACTATTTTTCACCTCTAGGAGACTTGCaaagttttgaaaatgaatgggTAGAAGTTGAAATAAAAGCACCCAAAGGTTGGTGTGAACCTCCCTCGTCAGGATCATTTCCTCCGATGACTATATCTAGTTGCGATACCGTGGATGAATCAAACGTAGTATCATTTCTTAAAGATGATTTAGACATATCAGACATTGCAGATGAAGCAGAATGGCaag ttccattatataaacatactcatttagatatagatataaacaataaaagtgATAGGATTGAATGGGGACATTTAAGATatcaatctatatataaagtgGATCATTCTTATGAACTAGTAGTACAATGGGTTGCATCATCTGGTAGTATAGTCGCTGATCTC ATATTTGTGTGCCAACGTAAGGCTCAAACATGTGGAATTCAAATGGTTCCTATTCCCAGTGATTTGCTAGCATTACCATTCACTTTGAGAAGTGATCCTTTAAGAGGACCTATTTTTATACCATTAAATACTGAATGTCTTCTGATAAACAAACGGCATCTTTTTGAAg AATTTCGAGAGGAAACTTATGCACAAAGATTCTTTCTGTTTCAAGAAACAATCATACAAAGATTTGGTTTCGTTCCATGTTTAATAGAAAGTACTGAAAATGATCATCAATATGTTCACATGACTGGCaatgcatttatattaattccttCAACAATAAACACAAAAGCTCGTCCTCGAACTGCTACCAATATTATAAGACGAAATACGGGACAGAAAGGATATCCAATTCATTCTGATCAACCTAGTCCTCATGAGGCATATATTACAAGACATGTTAGcgggaaaaataaagatgattataataaagataaaagg atTGGATTTCTTTGGTCATGGAATCATATGATTAGTCGAAAATGGAGATCGTCATCTACACTAATCGGcgatgaattatttcaaaaaaaacttattcaaGATTTTAGACATTTTTGTTCAAATGGGGACAAcagattaaaacaattttgggAATCTTGTtgggaaataaaagaaaaatcatgtaCGAAAACGAACTAA